A part of Myxococcus landrumus genomic DNA contains:
- a CDS encoding potassium/proton antiporter: MLTTEPLPTAFLLTVCGALLALSVLFSRASGRFGIPVALLFLGVGMAAGSDGPGGIDFDNYGFAFRLGTVALVLILFDGGLNTPLSAIHSALRPAAVLATVGVILTAALMGAAAHFLFHFSWTQALLLGAIVSSTDAAAVFSVLRGSGLHLKRRVGTTLELESGLNDPMAVILTTGLTHTLASGKPPGWELATEALVQMVVGTGMGLAIGYGARHLLKRLRLRVAGLYPVMTLALAFLSFGLPTLLHGSGFLAVYIVGILLGNETIRYRTGLLRVHDALAWLSQVLMFLVLGLLVYPRNLVEVAGVGLGMGLILAFVARPIAVLLCLAPFRFPLGEIVYTGWVGLRGAVPIILATFPVLSNTAGSRDIFNIVFFIVVVNGLVPGATVPWVTRKLGLAARVPEPPQAVLEIASTQLLKGELSSFYIGKASAVTGERLADLPFPPGSAAMLLVRGQELLAPKGDTVFQPGDHVYVFGHAEDLPLLRLLFGQQEDE; the protein is encoded by the coding sequence ATGCTCACCACGGAGCCACTCCCCACCGCCTTCCTGCTCACCGTCTGCGGCGCGCTGCTCGCGCTGAGCGTGCTGTTCAGTCGGGCCTCCGGCCGCTTCGGCATCCCCGTCGCGCTGCTGTTCCTGGGCGTGGGCATGGCCGCGGGCTCCGACGGGCCGGGCGGCATCGACTTCGACAACTACGGCTTCGCCTTCCGGCTGGGCACGGTGGCGCTGGTGCTCATCCTGTTCGACGGCGGCCTCAACACGCCGCTGTCCGCCATCCACTCCGCGCTGCGGCCGGCGGCGGTGCTGGCGACGGTGGGCGTCATCCTCACCGCCGCGTTGATGGGCGCGGCGGCGCACTTCCTCTTCCACTTCAGTTGGACGCAGGCGCTGCTGTTGGGCGCCATCGTCTCCTCCACGGACGCGGCGGCGGTCTTCTCCGTGCTGCGAGGCAGCGGGCTGCACCTGAAGCGCCGGGTGGGCACCACGCTGGAGCTGGAGTCGGGGCTCAACGACCCGATGGCCGTCATCCTCACCACGGGCCTCACGCACACCCTGGCGAGCGGAAAGCCTCCGGGCTGGGAGCTGGCGACGGAGGCGCTGGTGCAGATGGTGGTGGGCACGGGCATGGGCCTGGCCATCGGCTATGGCGCGCGCCACCTGCTCAAGCGGCTGCGGCTGCGCGTGGCGGGGCTGTACCCGGTGATGACGCTGGCCTTGGCGTTCCTGTCCTTCGGCCTGCCCACGCTCCTGCACGGCAGCGGCTTTCTCGCCGTGTACATCGTGGGCATCCTGCTGGGCAACGAGACCATCCGCTACCGCACGGGCCTGCTCCGCGTGCACGACGCGCTGGCGTGGCTGTCCCAGGTGTTGATGTTCCTGGTGCTGGGCCTGCTGGTGTATCCGCGCAACCTGGTGGAGGTGGCGGGCGTGGGGCTGGGCATGGGCCTCATCCTCGCCTTCGTGGCGCGTCCCATCGCGGTGCTGCTGTGCCTGGCGCCCTTCCGCTTCCCGCTGGGGGAAATCGTCTACACGGGCTGGGTGGGATTGCGCGGCGCGGTGCCCATCATCCTGGCCACCTTCCCCGTGCTGTCGAACACGGCGGGCTCACGGGACATCTTCAACATCGTGTTCTTCATCGTGGTGGTGAACGGGCTGGTTCCCGGCGCCACCGTGCCGTGGGTGACGCGCAAGCTGGGCCTCGCCGCGCGTGTGCCCGAGCCACCCCAGGCCGTGCTCGAAATCGCCTCCACCCAGCTCCTCAAGGGGGAGCTGAGCTCGTTCTACATCGGCAAGGCCTCCGCGGTGACGGGCGAGCGGCTGGCGGACCTGCCCTTCCCTCCGGGCTCCGCGGCGATGCTGCTGGTGCGCGGCCAGGAGCTGCTCGCACCCAAGGGCGACACCGTGTTCCAGCCCGGGGACCACGTGTATGTCTTTGGCCACGCGGAGGACCTGCCGCTCCTGCGCCTCTTGTTCGGACAGCAGGAGGACGAGTAG
- a CDS encoding ATP-binding protein: MSETLPPIASAFEALPDPAYVLDAQGRILTCSTAGARAFGRGPESLAGLQWSELGFPAEDIARLEAARALTLARGCCVTEELPWPVDTGLHRHSVVLTPLPEGAVLVTARPLTEAEAVYSRALELEQASRAEVEQAERRRSFLYQAMTTLFTHPPDPHGMYTLLAHLAVPDLADWCLVDALEQGPWVSRVAVACLDPTQRARAGDLPDRIELHDDAPVGLLRVLRTGEPELVPAVTDSLLRAAASEPAHPALLLTLQARSYMIVPLRARGHTLGAVTFVSSGSGRRYGPEDLALAEDLCLRASLAIDNARLVGESRRAARAREDLLAVVSHDLKNPLGVVQLGAALLARGPGAKPGGEVVAKQATRIQDATDRMSRLISDLLDWGRLEAGGLPLDLGEHSMTALLTEATESIRPLAEAKGLHLYTQPPEDDVRVRCDRTRVLQVLGNLMGNAVKFTPSGGDLEVGASVRDGLVCIHVRDTGDGIAAEALPHIFDRYWQARDATSRGTGLGLAIAKGLVEAHGGHIHARSTRGEGSTFAFTLPLSGVSTAPHSTRSRPRLDA; encoded by the coding sequence ATGAGTGAGACCTTGCCACCCATCGCATCCGCCTTCGAGGCGCTCCCCGACCCGGCCTATGTCCTCGATGCCCAGGGCCGCATCCTCACGTGCAGCACCGCCGGAGCCCGGGCCTTCGGACGAGGCCCCGAGTCCCTTGCGGGACTCCAGTGGAGCGAGCTGGGCTTTCCCGCCGAGGACATCGCGAGGCTGGAGGCCGCGCGGGCCCTGACACTGGCGCGCGGATGCTGCGTCACCGAGGAGCTGCCCTGGCCCGTGGACACCGGCCTGCACCGTCACTCGGTGGTGCTCACCCCGCTGCCGGAGGGCGCCGTGCTCGTGACGGCCAGGCCCCTCACGGAAGCAGAGGCGGTGTACTCGCGCGCGCTGGAGCTGGAGCAGGCCTCGCGCGCGGAGGTCGAGCAGGCGGAGCGGCGGCGCTCGTTCCTCTATCAGGCGATGACGACGCTGTTCACCCATCCGCCAGACCCTCACGGCATGTACACGCTGCTGGCGCATCTGGCGGTGCCGGACCTGGCGGACTGGTGTCTGGTGGACGCGCTGGAGCAAGGCCCGTGGGTGTCGCGCGTGGCGGTGGCGTGCCTGGACCCGACACAGCGCGCGCGCGCGGGTGACCTCCCCGACCGCATCGAGCTGCACGATGACGCCCCGGTGGGACTGCTGCGCGTGCTGCGCACCGGAGAGCCGGAGCTGGTGCCCGCGGTGACGGACTCGCTCTTGCGCGCGGCGGCGTCGGAGCCCGCGCACCCGGCCCTGCTGCTCACGCTGCAAGCGCGCTCGTACATGATTGTGCCCCTGCGCGCGCGAGGCCACACGCTGGGCGCCGTCACCTTCGTGTCGTCCGGCTCGGGCCGGCGGTATGGCCCGGAGGACCTCGCGTTGGCGGAGGACCTCTGCCTGCGCGCGAGCCTCGCCATCGACAACGCGCGGCTCGTGGGTGAGTCGCGCCGGGCGGCGCGTGCGCGCGAGGACCTGCTGGCCGTGGTGTCACACGACTTGAAGAACCCGCTGGGCGTGGTGCAACTGGGCGCGGCGCTGCTGGCGCGAGGCCCCGGCGCGAAGCCGGGTGGCGAGGTGGTGGCCAAGCAGGCCACGCGCATCCAGGACGCGACGGACCGCATGTCGCGCCTCATCTCGGACCTGCTCGACTGGGGACGGCTGGAGGCCGGCGGACTCCCGTTGGATTTGGGAGAGCACTCGATGACGGCGCTCCTCACGGAGGCCACCGAGTCCATCCGCCCCCTGGCCGAGGCCAAGGGCCTGCACCTCTACACGCAGCCGCCCGAGGACGACGTGCGCGTGCGCTGCGACCGGACGCGGGTGCTCCAGGTGCTGGGCAACCTCATGGGCAACGCGGTGAAGTTCACACCCTCGGGGGGAGACCTGGAGGTGGGCGCGTCCGTGCGCGACGGCCTGGTGTGCATCCACGTGCGGGACACCGGAGATGGCATCGCCGCGGAGGCGCTGCCCCACATCTTCGACCGGTACTGGCAGGCGCGCGACGCGACCAGTCGAGGCACGGGGCTGGGGCTCGCCATCGCCAAGGGGCTGGTGGAGGCGCATGGGGGCCACATCCACGCGCGCAGCACCCGGGGGGAGGGCAGCACGTTCGCGTTCACCCTCCCGCTGTCGGGCGTGTCCACCGCACCGCACTCCACGCGGTCCCGTCCACGTCTGGACGCATGA
- the cheB gene encoding chemotaxis-specific protein-glutamate methyltransferase CheB, with protein sequence MTTRTEPMRIVVAEDSPTARRLLVEILRADPGLTVVGEARDGVEAVELTQRLRPHLVTMDIQMPRMDGLEATRRIMTEAPTPIVVVSTLVERDIQTSMTALRAGALAVLQKPVGPESPDFDAESRRLRDTLKAMAEVKVVRRWPDRGPSPTSPARPPAPRDVPLRAAVVALAASTGGPAALFQLLSELPPDFPAPLLVVQHIAIGFSQGLASWLATAGPLPVHVAEEGTLLLPGHVYLAPDDRHLGVLDGRAQVSKAAPVNGFRPSATWLFRSVARSHGREALAVVLTGMGQDGLEGIRELRDAGGRVLAQDEASSVVFGMPGVVVNAGLANEVVSLTDLPSRLSLAVWASTQPS encoded by the coding sequence ATGACGACGAGGACCGAACCCATGCGCATCGTGGTGGCCGAGGACTCCCCCACCGCCCGCCGTCTCCTGGTGGAAATCCTCCGTGCCGACCCGGGCCTCACCGTGGTGGGCGAAGCCCGCGACGGCGTGGAGGCCGTGGAGCTCACCCAGCGGCTGCGGCCTCACCTGGTGACCATGGACATCCAGATGCCTCGCATGGATGGACTCGAGGCCACCCGCCGCATCATGACGGAGGCCCCCACGCCCATCGTCGTCGTGTCGACATTGGTGGAGCGCGATATCCAGACCTCCATGACCGCGCTGCGCGCCGGAGCGCTCGCCGTCCTCCAGAAGCCCGTGGGCCCGGAGTCCCCCGACTTCGACGCGGAGAGCCGCCGCCTGCGCGACACCCTCAAGGCCATGGCCGAGGTGAAGGTCGTCCGGCGATGGCCAGACCGAGGCCCTTCGCCCACCTCGCCCGCACGTCCCCCCGCGCCCAGGGACGTCCCCCTGCGCGCGGCGGTCGTCGCCCTGGCCGCCTCCACTGGAGGCCCCGCCGCCCTCTTCCAGCTCCTCTCCGAGCTCCCCCCTGACTTCCCCGCGCCGCTGCTCGTGGTGCAGCACATCGCCATCGGCTTCAGCCAGGGCCTGGCCTCCTGGCTGGCCACCGCGGGCCCGCTCCCCGTGCACGTGGCGGAGGAAGGGACGCTGCTCCTGCCAGGCCATGTCTACCTCGCGCCAGACGACCGGCACCTGGGCGTCCTGGATGGACGGGCCCAGGTCTCCAAGGCCGCTCCGGTCAACGGCTTCCGTCCCTCCGCGACGTGGCTGTTCCGCTCCGTGGCCCGCTCCCACGGCCGCGAGGCCCTGGCCGTGGTCCTCACCGGCATGGGCCAGGATGGACTGGAGGGCATCCGCGAGCTGCGTGACGCCGGAGGCCGCGTGCTGGCACAGGACGAGGCCTCCTCCGTCGTCTTCGGCATGCCCGGAGTCGTGGTGAACGCGGGCCTGGCGAACGAGGTCGTCTCGTTGACGGACCTGCCCTCGCGCCTGTCGCTCGCCGTGTGGGCAAGCACGCAGCCGTCCTGA
- a CDS encoding hybrid sensor histidine kinase/response regulator, translating into MDRDRLAQALLATFLEELEGHVASLNRDLLALEREQEPARSGELVASLLRTLHSVKGAARAASALLVETACHRLEEVLEPLRDGRGGTPELFELCFTTVDALDDAGRRLATKQELTGSPLENLLPELQRAADAALGLPSAPTEQSSEAEPPRTGEEAPSRRDEASPSELSAPGVAHTQGAEELPQPREPSDARAVQPPSSEPPRTRGPDADEPATTRDAKTPSETSRTRGPGDEEPAKSRDSGSMGPTASQPTRAASPPSSEPTPNGVTPQETTLPVRVSAQKLDALLARSGELRVAALRLEGRTDALETIREELARVRDAVHGTEGEAALRRAETELARVTRDLSADRRTLDGVATGMDDEVRRARTLPFLEGLSGLERAARDVARSEGKKVRLDILGGSLELDRSLLQSLREPLLHLVRNAVAHGLESPEDRHRAGKPDEGLVTLSARLHGSRVEVTVEDDGRGLDLSALRARAHAQGLDVPEDDEDAARLAFHSGLSTSSRVTEVAGRGVGLDVVRAEVEALRGTVEVSTQPGQGTRFTLDVPLTLSTLRVLLVSAGGQTLALASEGVARLVRLSPDEVREIEGRPTWVSKDALVPLAALADVLGFPAGPARQRRGAVVLAAGTARAALVVDEVLAEQEALVRALGPRVRRARHVSAAAVLPDGRLSLLLNPASLVRAAGGRPASALFPTPAAKRKRRRIVLADDSPTTRALEQSILEGAGYDVVPCADGAEAWERLQAGGADAMVLDVEMPRMDGVTLTETIRASPRFARLPVVLVTARGRPEDKARGLKAGASAYLVKSAFDPTSLLEALRRLL; encoded by the coding sequence ATGGACCGCGACAGGCTGGCCCAGGCGCTGCTCGCCACGTTCCTCGAGGAGCTGGAGGGGCATGTGGCGTCGCTCAATCGCGACCTGCTCGCGCTGGAGCGGGAGCAGGAGCCGGCGCGGTCGGGGGAGCTGGTGGCGTCGCTGCTGCGCACGCTGCACAGCGTGAAGGGGGCTGCGCGGGCGGCGAGTGCGTTGTTGGTGGAGACAGCGTGTCATCGGCTGGAGGAGGTGCTCGAGCCGCTGCGCGACGGGCGTGGCGGGACGCCGGAGTTGTTCGAGCTGTGCTTCACCACGGTGGATGCGCTGGACGATGCGGGGCGCAGGCTCGCGACGAAGCAGGAGCTGACGGGCTCTCCGCTGGAGAACCTGCTGCCGGAGCTGCAACGGGCCGCGGATGCGGCGCTCGGGCTGCCGTCAGCACCAACGGAGCAGAGTTCAGAAGCAGAGCCCCCCCGAACGGGGGAGGAGGCACCCTCGCGAAGGGATGAAGCCTCTCCATCGGAGCTGTCGGCTCCGGGAGTTGCCCACACCCAAGGCGCAGAGGAACTCCCTCAACCCCGCGAGCCTTCAGACGCGCGCGCGGTACAGCCACCGTCCTCTGAACCGCCGCGCACGCGAGGCCCTGACGCAGACGAGCCCGCGACCACACGCGACGCGAAAACACCTTCTGAGACATCTCGCACGCGAGGCCCTGGCGATGAGGAGCCCGCGAAGTCCCGCGACTCGGGCTCGATGGGCCCCACCGCTTCGCAGCCCACTCGCGCGGCGAGCCCTCCCTCCTCGGAGCCCACGCCCAACGGTGTCACCCCCCAGGAGACGACCCTCCCCGTTCGTGTCTCCGCGCAGAAGCTCGACGCCCTCCTCGCGCGCAGCGGCGAGCTGCGCGTCGCCGCTCTCCGACTCGAAGGCCGCACCGACGCCCTCGAAACCATCCGCGAGGAACTGGCCCGCGTCCGCGACGCCGTCCACGGCACCGAAGGTGAAGCCGCGCTCCGCCGCGCGGAGACCGAGCTCGCACGTGTGACTCGAGACCTCTCCGCCGACCGCCGGACCCTCGACGGCGTCGCCACCGGCATGGACGACGAGGTCCGCCGCGCCCGCACCCTCCCCTTCCTCGAAGGTCTCTCCGGCCTCGAACGCGCCGCGCGCGACGTCGCCCGCTCCGAGGGCAAGAAGGTCCGCCTCGACATCCTCGGCGGCTCCCTCGAGCTCGACCGCTCCCTCCTCCAATCCCTGCGCGAACCCCTCCTCCACCTCGTCCGCAACGCCGTCGCCCACGGCCTCGAATCCCCCGAGGACCGCCACCGCGCCGGCAAGCCCGATGAAGGCCTCGTCACCCTCTCCGCCCGCCTTCACGGCAGCCGCGTCGAAGTCACCGTGGAGGACGACGGCCGAGGACTCGACCTCTCCGCCCTGCGCGCACGCGCCCACGCCCAGGGCCTCGATGTCCCCGAGGACGACGAAGACGCCGCCCGGCTCGCCTTCCACTCCGGCCTCTCCACCTCCTCCCGCGTCACGGAGGTCGCGGGCCGAGGCGTCGGCCTCGATGTCGTCCGCGCCGAGGTCGAAGCCCTCCGAGGCACCGTCGAGGTCTCCACCCAGCCCGGACAAGGCACCCGCTTCACGCTCGACGTCCCCCTCACCCTCAGCACCCTGCGCGTCCTCCTCGTGTCCGCGGGAGGACAGACCCTGGCCCTCGCCAGCGAAGGCGTCGCGCGACTCGTGCGCCTGTCCCCCGACGAAGTCCGCGAAATCGAAGGTCGCCCCACCTGGGTGTCCAAGGACGCGTTGGTTCCCCTCGCCGCCCTGGCGGATGTCCTCGGCTTCCCCGCCGGGCCCGCCCGACAACGACGAGGCGCCGTGGTCCTCGCCGCGGGCACCGCACGCGCCGCACTCGTCGTGGATGAAGTGCTGGCCGAGCAGGAGGCCCTCGTCCGCGCGCTCGGTCCTCGCGTCCGCCGCGCACGCCATGTGTCCGCGGCGGCGGTGTTGCCAGATGGACGTCTGTCCCTGCTCCTCAACCCCGCCTCCCTGGTCCGCGCCGCGGGCGGGCGTCCCGCCTCGGCGCTGTTCCCCACCCCCGCGGCGAAGCGGAAGCGGCGGCGCATCGTCCTGGCGGACGACTCACCCACCACTCGCGCCCTGGAGCAGAGCATCCTGGAAGGCGCGGGCTACGACGTGGTGCCTTGCGCGGACGGCGCCGAGGCCTGGGAGCGCCTCCAGGCGGGCGGCGCCGACGCCATGGTCCTCGACGTGGAGATGCCACGCATGGACGGCGTCACCCTCACCGAAACCATCCGAGCCTCACCCCGCTTCGCCCGGCTCCCGGTGGTGCTCGTCACCGCCCGAGGCCGCCCCGAGGACAAGGCACGCGGGCTGAAAGCCGGGGCCAGTGCCTATCTTGTGAAGAGCGCATTCGACCCGACCAGCCTGCTGGAGGCCCTGAGACGACTGCTATGA
- a CDS encoding methyl-accepting chemotaxis protein, whose translation MNIGNRIAVGFGLSLLVLLVLATVSFQGARQLTETTQGLLKAHENFRLVRELRALLIDAETGQRGFLLTGEEPYLEPYQQAVSTLQQDQNLLRDALATYPDQRNRLVRLEPLIVSRLALLEEGIRMRRQGGLEAALPIIRSNRGKQLMDQIRDVINEMLADEQERWTEHADEARATALQIKWVLSVCTVLGVLIVGVGSYLVTRSITVPLRQLVVGAEQLGLGHLNHRINLKGRDEMTELARAFNEMAERRQQAEVHIAKQSEQREHTLRTVAEFVNQLASTSAEILASTTEQVAGAQEQGSAVTETVSTIEEITKTSEEAAGRARDVSNSARHAEEVGRSGRRSVEEAVTSMSVLREQVESIASRILALAEQAQAIGDIITTVNDISEQTHMLALNASIEASRAGENGRGFAVVATEVKALADQSKKATGQVRQILGQIQKATHGAVMTTEEGTKSVASTTRIVSEAGATIQALSDLLAQASLTAAQIAASANQQATGIAQIRQAMHDVNQATQQGLMSSRQTERAMQDINGMGQKLKNLLDEYGR comes from the coding sequence ATGAACATCGGCAACCGCATCGCGGTCGGCTTCGGACTCTCCTTGCTGGTGCTCCTGGTCCTGGCGACCGTCTCCTTCCAGGGCGCGCGGCAGCTCACGGAGACCACCCAGGGACTGCTCAAGGCCCATGAGAACTTCCGGCTGGTCCGCGAGCTCCGCGCGCTGCTCATCGACGCGGAGACCGGCCAGCGAGGCTTCCTCCTCACGGGCGAGGAGCCCTACCTGGAGCCCTACCAGCAGGCCGTCTCCACGCTTCAACAGGACCAGAACCTGCTGCGCGACGCGCTGGCGACCTACCCCGACCAGCGCAACCGGCTGGTGCGGCTGGAGCCGCTCATCGTGAGCCGGCTGGCGTTGCTCGAGGAGGGCATCCGCATGCGCCGCCAGGGCGGGCTGGAGGCCGCGCTGCCTATCATCCGGAGCAACCGCGGCAAGCAGCTCATGGACCAGATTCGCGACGTCATCAACGAGATGCTCGCGGACGAGCAGGAGCGGTGGACCGAGCACGCCGATGAGGCCCGGGCCACCGCGCTGCAAATCAAATGGGTGCTGTCCGTCTGCACGGTGCTGGGGGTGCTCATCGTCGGGGTGGGCAGCTATCTGGTGACTCGCAGCATCACCGTCCCGCTGCGCCAGCTCGTGGTGGGCGCGGAACAGTTGGGCCTGGGGCATCTCAATCACCGCATCAACTTGAAGGGCCGCGATGAGATGACGGAGCTGGCGCGCGCCTTCAACGAGATGGCGGAGCGGCGTCAGCAGGCGGAGGTCCACATCGCCAAGCAGTCCGAGCAGCGCGAGCACACGCTGCGAACGGTGGCGGAGTTCGTCAACCAGCTCGCGAGCACCAGCGCGGAGATTCTGGCCAGCACCACGGAGCAGGTGGCTGGTGCGCAGGAGCAGGGCAGCGCGGTGACGGAGACGGTGAGCACCATCGAGGAGATCACCAAGACGTCCGAGGAGGCCGCCGGGCGTGCTCGCGATGTCAGCAACTCCGCTCGACATGCGGAGGAGGTGGGGCGCTCGGGACGTCGCTCGGTGGAGGAGGCGGTGACTTCCATGAGCGTGCTGCGCGAGCAGGTGGAGTCGATTGCCTCGCGCATCCTCGCCCTGGCGGAGCAGGCGCAGGCGATTGGCGACATCATCACCACGGTCAATGACATCTCGGAGCAGACGCACATGCTCGCGCTCAATGCGTCCATCGAGGCGAGCCGCGCGGGGGAGAACGGCCGAGGCTTCGCCGTGGTCGCCACGGAGGTGAAGGCGCTGGCGGACCAGTCGAAGAAGGCCACGGGACAGGTGCGGCAGATTCTGGGGCAGATACAGAAGGCCACGCATGGCGCGGTGATGACGACGGAGGAGGGCACCAAGAGCGTGGCGTCGACCACGCGCATCGTCTCCGAGGCGGGGGCCACCATCCAGGCGCTGAGTGATTTGCTGGCGCAGGCGTCGCTCACGGCCGCGCAGATTGCGGCGTCCGCGAATCAGCAGGCCACGGGCATCGCGCAGATTCGGCAGGCGATGCATGACGTGAACCAGGCGACGCAGCAGGGGTTGATGTCCTCGCGGCAGACGGAGCGGGCGATGCAGGACATCAACGGCATGGGGCAGAAGCTCAAGAACTTGTTGGACGAGTACGGGCGCTGA
- a CDS encoding chemotaxis protein CheW gives MAGSRGIDWNEVHARLAALEASREAEGTLTPEEQAALLDARARSLSRPPAPEVAPGTLREMIRFRAGGQLYALESRFVLEVIRSTDVVPLPGAPPTLRGLTLLRGEVLPVVELAPLFGREPVDSNGPLLVLGTGRAELGVRTEEVQEVTQVSSQELLPAPVALADTAGALVFAADRAGTLLLEGEALLGDSRLVFDLSDEGVA, from the coding sequence ATGGCGGGCTCGCGTGGCATCGACTGGAACGAGGTCCACGCCCGACTGGCCGCGCTCGAGGCCTCGCGTGAGGCGGAAGGCACGCTGACGCCCGAGGAACAGGCCGCGCTGCTGGATGCCCGCGCTCGCTCGCTGAGCCGGCCTCCCGCCCCCGAGGTCGCCCCCGGCACCCTGCGCGAGATGATTCGCTTCCGCGCGGGTGGACAGCTCTACGCCCTGGAGTCCCGCTTCGTGCTGGAAGTCATCCGCTCGACAGACGTGGTGCCGCTGCCAGGAGCGCCTCCCACGCTGCGCGGGCTCACGCTCTTGCGCGGGGAGGTCCTCCCCGTGGTGGAGCTGGCGCCGCTCTTCGGCCGGGAGCCCGTGGACAGCAACGGCCCCCTGCTGGTGCTGGGCACGGGACGGGCGGAGCTGGGAGTCCGCACCGAAGAGGTCCAGGAGGTCACCCAGGTGTCGAGCCAGGAACTGTTGCCCGCGCCGGTGGCGCTGGCGGACACCGCGGGCGCGCTGGTGTTCGCGGCCGACAGAGCGGGAACCCTGCTGCTGGAGGGAGAGGCCCTGCTGGGTGACAGTCGCCTCGTGTTCGACCTGTCCGACGAGGGCGTCGCATGA
- a CDS encoding CheR family methyltransferase, whose protein sequence is MRFGPWSHEGFPSILALVEERAGLAPPSCPASAEEGISRAMARAGVTDFDAYRMHIDSDPAAMDDLLTELTIGETYFFRTPEHFEYLRRVILPALREQQGDGYNARLWSAGCSSGEEAYSMAALLMNEGWGNHMTVFATDVSRTALSRARRAHYGEWSLRGPWAERMRAYLRPEGRQYVLSPEVKQHVRFSYLNLALDTWPSPDSGIWRLDVVFCRNVLIYFNNFTIEGVARRLHASLREGGILFTGPSDPPLGGLAPLEPVLTEWGVLYRRLPHGTTVSVPDVLSLGEPMGPRPPPVAPALAPAVAPVSARAPAVAPPAPPPRAPEPKPLEAPEASARRPSPVELGAARAALERGDWHEAATRMGALDTNPETAATAVRAIANLDTQAAIYASAEAASRHPLVPDLRYLEALLLLGQGRLPDAERSVRQALYLEPTLAVAWLVLGRVLNRLGDTLGALKALREAEVLCDALPADALLPLAEGERASDLGRAARDERVRLELTLIEGKAP, encoded by the coding sequence GTGAGATTCGGGCCCTGGAGCCATGAGGGCTTCCCCTCCATCCTCGCGCTCGTCGAGGAGCGCGCCGGCCTGGCCCCGCCGAGCTGCCCCGCCTCCGCGGAGGAAGGCATCTCCCGCGCCATGGCTCGCGCCGGCGTCACCGACTTCGATGCGTATCGCATGCACATCGACTCCGACCCGGCGGCGATGGATGACCTGCTCACCGAGCTCACCATCGGCGAGACGTACTTCTTCCGCACCCCCGAGCACTTCGAGTACCTGCGCCGCGTCATCCTCCCCGCCCTCCGTGAGCAGCAAGGGGACGGCTACAACGCGCGGCTGTGGAGCGCGGGATGCTCGTCCGGCGAGGAGGCCTATTCCATGGCCGCCCTGCTGATGAACGAGGGCTGGGGCAACCACATGACGGTGTTCGCCACGGACGTGTCGCGCACCGCGCTCTCCCGGGCCCGTCGCGCCCACTATGGCGAGTGGTCCCTGCGGGGCCCCTGGGCCGAGCGCATGCGCGCCTATCTCCGCCCCGAGGGACGGCAGTACGTGCTGTCCCCCGAGGTGAAGCAGCACGTGCGCTTCAGCTACCTGAACCTCGCGCTCGACACGTGGCCGTCGCCCGACTCCGGCATCTGGCGACTGGACGTCGTCTTCTGCCGGAACGTGCTCATCTACTTCAACAACTTCACCATCGAGGGCGTGGCCCGCCGCCTCCATGCGTCGCTGCGCGAAGGAGGGATTCTCTTCACGGGCCCCTCGGACCCACCACTCGGAGGACTTGCGCCCCTGGAGCCCGTCCTCACCGAGTGGGGTGTGCTCTATCGCCGCCTCCCTCACGGCACCACCGTGTCGGTCCCCGATGTCCTGTCCCTGGGCGAGCCCATGGGCCCGCGCCCGCCGCCCGTTGCCCCTGCTCTCGCGCCAGCCGTCGCGCCCGTGAGCGCGCGCGCCCCCGCGGTCGCTCCACCGGCGCCTCCACCGCGTGCGCCCGAGCCGAAGCCGCTGGAGGCTCCCGAAGCCTCGGCTCGGCGTCCCAGTCCCGTCGAGCTTGGTGCGGCGCGAGCGGCCCTGGAGCGCGGCGACTGGCACGAGGCCGCGACCCGGATGGGCGCCCTGGACACGAACCCGGAGACGGCCGCCACCGCCGTGCGCGCCATCGCGAACCTGGACACCCAGGCCGCCATCTACGCCAGCGCGGAGGCGGCTTCGCGCCATCCCCTGGTTCCCGACCTGCGCTACCTCGAGGCCCTGCTCCTGCTGGGACAGGGGCGACTCCCCGACGCGGAGCGCTCGGTCCGGCAGGCGCTGTACCTGGAGCCGACCCTCGCCGTCGCGTGGCTGGTCCTGGGGCGTGTGTTGAATCGGCTCGGCGATACCTTGGGCGCGCTCAAGGCCCTGCGCGAAGCGGAGGTCCTCTGCGACGCCCTCCCCGCGGATGCGCTCCTGCCCCTCGCCGAAGGTGAACGCGCCAGCGACCTTGGCCGCGCGGCCCGTGACGAGCGCGTCCGCCTGGAGCTCACGCTCATCGAAGGCAAGGCTCCGTGA